One Campylobacter pinnipediorum subsp. caledonicus genomic window carries:
- a CDS encoding TonB-dependent receptor domain-containing protein — protein MNKLRFSMVALLVLGFGVNLHAADISSNQVELDSVTVTGESENDPTQKKVGERVKSAKTLTKEQVQDTRDLVKYETGVSVVETGRFGASGYSIRGVDENRVAITIDGLHQAETLSSQGFKELFEGYGNFNNTRNGVEVETLKQVRITKGADSIKTGSGALGGSVMFETKDARDYLLDKDYFYGFKTGYSTANSQKYNSHTLAAKHKWFDILFIRTDRKGHETKNYGYDEYDDSVVAAEREKADPYTIKKESNLLKFGFSPTDTTRVTAGLDYYKDNPKGHDYSYNLSLSQFSDTVEEEKRYTNDLSTRKNYFVTFENFNETPFWDSAKLTLSHQKTKTRAKTEERCFGDNCRDINNQAGLHLDENNNYLDKDNKLLKLVKEKDPASPLGPEYIYLKSDDGTKYKEGDKFRTSGKDAIATTFAFDCNFFNCEKPVNLIFEDKPISIDLSSKNETIFDRSYEGWDKKQRKDIYHVTVETINKNNKIYKKINSIREYTSWDGTEKKDQDNSFYIPLPYSAGFSKNDWKQRDLDNETKQVNLDFEKSIDTENIDHFLSYGGLYGINKKSMTNIEGSNGSNVKWWANSYKEDCKSGGNTLQCPIFSGEESFLVPTTKTQKAFYIADDIKINDFIVLKGGFRKDFIKYRVDYEEGKSPKIPDGFLGALAKHDIEKPRYTDPKYIGTDPKKSGENHPQYLADRKKFIESARIDKKYKGNIFNQTSHFISLDLDPIDFLRVQGKYSKGFRAPTPDELYFNFRFPGFIIVPNTKLKPEISKTKEVALTLYNNLSFITVSGFETKYKDFLDFRYVGAAKTNKHVDNGIALSTDLVGYQNVNRAVAKVTGIEIDSKINLKDIKADLPGFYFGVKYTRQKGKILVTEDGKDVFRPMNAIQPNKFVYNIGYTAPNDKFGADIFITHANAKKPGDTYNMFWLSEKREDIIVNNKKVQDSSAHWLSNKYTTIDLISYVRPRKNITFRLGAYNLTDKKYINWESARSIRSFGTTNRVRKSDSLGLNRFNAPGRNFKLDFEITF, from the coding sequence ATGAACAAGCTTAGGTTTTCTATGGTTGCTCTATTAGTTCTTGGTTTTGGTGTAAATTTGCATGCTGCAGATATATCATCAAATCAAGTTGAACTAGACAGTGTAACAGTTACTGGTGAATCAGAAAATGATCCTACTCAAAAGAAAGTAGGAGAAAGAGTAAAAAGTGCCAAAACACTTACAAAAGAACAAGTCCAAGATACAAGAGATCTAGTAAAATATGAAACCGGAGTAAGTGTAGTAGAAACAGGTAGATTTGGTGCTAGTGGATACTCTATAAGAGGTGTTGATGAAAACAGGGTTGCTATAACCATAGATGGCCTTCATCAAGCAGAAACATTAAGCTCTCAAGGATTTAAAGAACTCTTTGAGGGATATGGTAACTTTAACAATACAAGAAATGGTGTAGAGGTAGAAACACTTAAACAAGTAAGAATAACTAAAGGAGCTGACTCTATAAAAACAGGTTCAGGGGCTCTTGGTGGTTCTGTTATGTTTGAAACAAAAGATGCAAGAGATTATCTACTAGATAAAGACTATTTTTATGGATTTAAAACAGGATACTCTACTGCTAACTCACAAAAATATAACTCTCACACATTAGCTGCAAAACACAAGTGGTTTGATATATTGTTTATTCGCACGGATAGAAAAGGACATGAAACTAAAAACTATGGATACGATGAGTATGATGATAGTGTAGTTGCAGCAGAAAGAGAAAAAGCTGATCCATATACCATCAAAAAAGAGAGCAATCTTTTAAAATTTGGCTTTAGCCCAACTGATACTACAAGAGTTACCGCTGGGCTTGATTATTATAAAGATAACCCAAAAGGTCATGATTATTCTTATAATCTTAGTTTAAGTCAATTTTCTGATACAGTTGAAGAAGAAAAAAGATACACAAATGATTTATCTACTAGAAAAAATTATTTTGTAACTTTTGAAAATTTTAATGAAACACCTTTTTGGGATAGTGCGAAGCTTACATTATCACATCAAAAGACAAAAACAAGAGCAAAAACAGAAGAGAGATGTTTTGGCGATAACTGCAGAGATATAAACAACCAAGCTGGTTTGCATTTGGATGAAAACAATAACTACTTAGATAAAGATAATAAATTACTTAAACTTGTAAAAGAAAAAGACCCTGCAAGTCCTTTAGGACCAGAGTATATATATTTAAAAAGTGATGATGGAACTAAATACAAAGAAGGAGATAAATTTAGAACTTCAGGCAAAGATGCTATAGCTACAACATTTGCTTTTGATTGTAATTTTTTTAATTGCGAAAAACCTGTAAATTTAATTTTTGAAGATAAACCTATAAGTATAGATTTATCTTCTAAAAACGAAACAATATTTGATCGTAGTTATGAAGGTTGGGATAAAAAACAAAGAAAAGATATTTATCATGTAACTGTTGAAACTATAAATAAAAACAACAAAATATATAAAAAAATAAATTCGATACGCGAATATACAAGTTGGGATGGAACTGAGAAAAAAGATCAGGACAACTCATTTTATATACCCTTACCATACTCAGCTGGATTTTCAAAAAATGATTGGAAACAAAGAGATTTAGATAATGAAACCAAGCAAGTAAATTTGGATTTTGAAAAAAGCATAGACACTGAAAACATAGATCATTTTTTAAGCTATGGTGGTTTGTATGGTATAAACAAAAAAAGCATGACAAATATAGAAGGAAGCAATGGTTCAAATGTCAAATGGTGGGCTAACTCCTATAAAGAAGATTGTAAATCAGGCGGAAACACTCTTCAATGTCCTATTTTTTCAGGAGAAGAATCTTTTTTAGTCCCAACAACCAAAACACAAAAGGCATTTTATATAGCAGATGATATAAAAATAAATGATTTTATAGTATTAAAAGGAGGATTTAGAAAAGACTTTATAAAATATAGAGTAGATTATGAAGAAGGCAAGAGTCCAAAAATACCAGATGGATTTTTAGGAGCATTAGCAAAACATGACATAGAAAAACCAAGATACACAGATCCTAAATATATTGGAACCGATCCTAAGAAGAGTGGAGAAAATCATCCACAATATTTAGCTGATCGTAAAAAGTTTATAGAAAGTGCCAGGATAGACAAAAAATATAAAGGAAATATTTTTAATCAAACTTCTCATTTTATAAGTTTAGATTTAGATCCGATTGATTTTCTAAGAGTTCAAGGAAAATACTCAAAAGGTTTTAGAGCTCCAACTCCTGATGAATTGTATTTCAACTTTAGATTTCCAGGATTTATAATTGTTCCAAATACAAAATTAAAACCAGAGATCTCAAAAACAAAAGAAGTGGCACTCACGCTTTATAATAATTTAAGCTTTATAACAGTTAGTGGTTTTGAGACAAAATACAAAGACTTTTTGGATTTTAGATACGTTGGTGCAGCAAAAACAAACAAACATGTTGACAACGGCATTGCATTATCAACTGATTTAGTCGGATACCAAAATGTAAATAGAGCAGTTGCAAAAGTAACAGGTATAGAAATAGACTCTAAGATAAACCTAAAAGATATAAAAGCTGATTTGCCTGGATTTTATTTTGGTGTTAAATATACAAGACAAAAAGGTAAGATTTTAGTAACAGAAGATGGTAAGGATGTGTTTAGACCAATGAATGCTATTCAGCCAAATAAATTTGTCTATAACATAGGTTATACTGCACCTAATGATAAATTTGGAGCAGATATTTTTATAACACACGCCAATGCAAAAAAACCAGGAGATACTTACAATATGTTTTGGCTTAGCGAGAAAAGAGAAGACATTATAGTAAACAATAAAAAAGTACAAGACTCATCAGCCCACTGGTTAAGCAACAAATACACAACTATAGATCTTATAAGCTATGTAAGACCTAGAAAAAATATAACATTTAGACTTGGTGCTTATAATCTAACTGATAAAAAATACATCAATTGGGAAAGTGCAAGATCCATAAGATCATTTGGAACAACAAATAGAGTAAGAAAATCAGACAGCCTTGGTCTAAATAGATTTAATGCCCCTGGAAGAAATTTCAAACTTGATTTTGAAATAACATTTTAA
- a CDS encoding response regulator transcription factor translates to MIDVNILSKLKNISVLLVEDDENTRIAITQSLQFYCKKIVSVDDGLGGFNEYFSGDFDIVITDINLPNLNGLEMLEEIKKRAPHLKSIIITSYDTSENMLASIELGAYNYLRKPFKIEELQTTILMATKGMYENKILIKDSYEYDLIDKILLKNKEEVVMTKIESKLFYLLASNANKTVGYDVIEDFVWNDKAMSNEALRMVVKKIRLKTDQNLIENISGVGYRICT, encoded by the coding sequence ATGATAGATGTAAATATACTTTCAAAACTCAAAAACATCTCTGTATTGCTTGTTGAAGATGATGAAAACACAAGGATAGCTATAACCCAATCTTTGCAGTTTTATTGCAAAAAGATTGTAAGTGTAGATGATGGTCTTGGAGGTTTTAATGAGTATTTTAGTGGAGATTTTGATATAGTGATAACTGATATAAACCTACCAAATCTAAATGGTCTTGAAATGCTTGAAGAGATCAAAAAAAGAGCACCACATCTAAAATCAATCATTATAACATCATACGATACAAGTGAAAATATGTTGGCTAGTATAGAGCTTGGAGCGTATAACTACCTAAGAAAACCTTTTAAGATAGAAGAACTTCAGACAACTATTTTGATGGCCACAAAAGGAATGTATGAAAATAAAATACTTATAAAAGATAGCTATGAGTATGATTTGATTGATAAAATTTTGCTTAAAAACAAAGAAGAAGTTGTGATGACAAAGATAGAATCAAAGCTATTTTATCTACTTGCAAGCAATGCTAATAAGACAGTTGGCTATGATGTTATTGAGGATTTTGTTTGGAATGATAAAGCTATGAGCAATGAAGCTTTAAGAATGGTTGTTAAAAAAATAAGACTTAAAACAGATCAAAACTTGATAGAAAACATATCAGGTGTTGGTTATAGGATTTGTACTTAG
- a CDS encoding sensor histidine kinase translates to MIENIYKNRVFIFFSIIFLSLMIVNYYLNRSFVKEILINEQLNILKNSSDRIESWIDDKKLSLFAINTIILNYDPIKDEKTIKDVLQKSEEIAGFSSVYVGYENNITISSKIFNKPKNYIPTNRPWYKNTIKEDKFYITKPYVDVGLNIPVISICQNVKNETKIKGVLCGILSFNDVKNEILDLRLENSGYVFLMDENFNILFHPNDKFQLQKANFDIKNPSIKQTSNYETDDEILTFKTLSNSHLILVAQTFKNNIYARINKQFLMNLVIYTISIFLFFTLAFFYNKKIKKQEELLEKTKREYEVLLFSQTKMAELGQMIASISHQWIQPLNSLGIFLGNLVQFKKLGALTDDIFYDNISRSLKNIDYMNDTMNTFKNFYKFQDKKQIFNVKQAILDTIFILFSQHSKIDIKVNVSNKIDLECENYLNEFKQIIACLIQNSKQAFLSNQIRKNAKIVISVRSNETHFLIRVIDNAGGIADDYKDKIFKPFLSTKNSSGLGLYISKLIAYKKCNGDLILAQSKRPTIFLLKIAKKV, encoded by the coding sequence ATGATAGAAAATATCTACAAAAATCGTGTTTTTATATTTTTTTCTATCATTTTTCTCTCTTTAATGATAGTCAATTACTATCTAAATCGTTCGTTTGTCAAAGAGATATTGATAAACGAACAACTAAATATACTAAAAAACTCAAGCGATAGAATAGAGAGCTGGATAGATGATAAAAAATTAAGCCTTTTTGCTATAAATACTATAATATTAAACTATGACCCCATAAAAGATGAAAAAACCATCAAAGATGTTTTACAAAAAAGTGAAGAGATAGCCGGTTTTTCAAGTGTTTATGTTGGTTATGAAAACAACATAACTATATCAAGTAAAATTTTTAATAAACCAAAAAACTATATACCAACCAATCGCCCTTGGTATAAAAATACAATAAAAGAAGATAAGTTTTATATAACAAAACCATATGTAGATGTAGGTCTAAATATACCTGTTATTTCAATATGTCAAAATGTAAAAAATGAGACAAAGATAAAAGGTGTTTTATGTGGAATTTTGTCTTTTAATGATGTAAAAAATGAAATTTTGGATTTGAGGTTAGAAAATAGTGGATATGTCTTTTTGATGGATGAAAACTTCAATATTTTATTTCACCCAAATGATAAATTTCAGCTACAAAAAGCAAACTTTGACATAAAAAACCCAAGTATAAAACAAACATCAAACTATGAAACAGATGATGAAATTTTAACTTTTAAAACACTATCAAATTCTCATCTTATACTAGTCGCACAAACTTTTAAAAACAATATATATGCTAGGATAAATAAACAATTTTTAATGAATTTGGTTATTTATACGATCAGTATATTTCTGTTTTTTACACTTGCATTTTTTTATAACAAAAAGATAAAAAAGCAAGAAGAATTGCTTGAAAAAACAAAAAGAGAGTATGAGGTCTTACTCTTTTCGCAAACAAAAATGGCAGAACTTGGTCAGATGATAGCTTCTATATCTCACCAATGGATACAGCCTTTAAACTCACTTGGTATTTTTCTTGGAAATTTAGTGCAGTTTAAAAAGCTAGGTGCTTTAACCGATGATATTTTTTATGATAATATTTCTAGGTCTTTGAAAAATATAGACTATATGAATGATACTATGAATACTTTTAAAAACTTTTACAAATTTCAGGATAAAAAGCAAATTTTTAATGTAAAACAAGCCATCTTGGATACTATTTTTATACTTTTTTCACAGCATTCAAAAATAGATATAAAAGTAAATGTATCAAATAAGATTGATTTAGAATGCGAAAACTATTTGAATGAATTTAAGCAAATAATTGCTTGTTTGATACAAAACTCAAAACAAGCATTTTTGTCTAATCAAATAAGAAAAAATGCAAAAATAGTAATCTCTGTAAGAAGCAATGAAACGCACTTTTTAATAAGAGTTATAGATAATGCAGGTGGTATAGCTGATGATTATAAGGATAAAATTTTCAAGCCATTTTTAAGCACTAAAAACAGTAGTGGGCTTGGTCTTTATATATCAAAACTTATAGCATATAAAAAATGCAATGGTGATTTGATTTTAGCACAATCCAAGCGACCAACCATATTTTTACTAAAAATAGCAAAAAAGGTATAA
- a CDS encoding cytochrome c3 family protein, which yields MKNILLKICFALVFAFVVFFGGNALVHSTQEDTFCVVCHEWMDPFVDTYAHSSHGGANKNGFKAKCVECHLPHDNHVKYIFQKALNGFNEVTHMAFNDAKDAKWQENRKNRSKFVFDTGCLSCHKTILDINSTNQNIKDMHNLYVKFKNDPKEKLDCVTCHKNVGHKELGKTLYELKHPPVGAW from the coding sequence ATGAAAAATATACTTTTAAAAATTTGTTTTGCTTTGGTGTTTGCCTTTGTGGTGTTTTTTGGTGGGAATGCACTTGTTCATTCTACGCAAGAAGATACTTTTTGTGTTGTTTGTCATGAGTGGATGGATCCTTTTGTGGATACTTATGCTCATAGTTCGCACGGCGGTGCAAATAAAAATGGCTTTAAAGCAAAGTGTGTAGAGTGCCATTTGCCACACGATAATCATGTAAAATACATCTTCCAAAAAGCATTAAATGGCTTTAATGAAGTTACGCATATGGCATTTAATGATGCAAAAGATGCAAAATGGCAAGAAAATAGAAAAAATAGATCTAAATTTGTTTTTGATACCGGTTGTTTAAGCTGTCATAAAACTATTTTAGATATAAATTCAACAAATCAAAACATAAAAGATATGCATAATCTTTATGTTAAGTTTAAAAATGATCCAAAAGAGAAATTGGATTGTGTTACTTGTCATAAAAATGTGGGACATAAAGAGCTTGGAAAAACTCTTTATGAGTTAAAACATCCACCGGTTGGAGCTTGGTGA
- a CDS encoding cytochrome c3 family protein, with translation MRKISNIFLILLIACGVSLFAAEVDKFSKENYPFKAHDKLHFDCKSCHKEQNPKEYKNLTTNDCLSCHKSYKKLAEQTGHLGYDDNIHASPHYPNMDCNLCHQTHKPSKNYCVMCHSQDSMKKLLVP, from the coding sequence ATGAGAAAAATATCAAATATATTTTTAATCCTTTTGATTGCTTGTGGTGTTAGTTTATTTGCGGCAGAAGTAGATAAATTTAGTAAAGAAAATTATCCATTTAAGGCCCATGATAAATTACATTTTGATTGTAAAAGCTGTCATAAAGAGCAAAATCCAAAAGAGTATAAAAACTTGACAACAAATGATTGTTTAAGTTGTCATAAGAGTTATAAAAAGTTAGCTGAACAAACCGGCCATCTTGGTTATGATGATAATATTCATGCAAGTCCACACTATCCAAATATGGATTGCAATCTTTGTCATCAAACACACAAACCATCTAAAAACTACTGTGTTATGTGTCATTCACAAGACAGTATGAAAAAACTATTGGTGCCATAA
- a CDS encoding flavocytochrome c: MASRRDFLNGMMLFGAASMTQTSLFANENSIKWDEEWDVLVVGSGFAGSAATCQAIEEGAKTLMIDKMPVLGGNSAINGGAIAVVNSSFQKDRGIKDSYELYVKDILKAGLGLNRMDLVEVIAKNGNSAYEWTLQKGVYYRNALGQFGGHSVPRTIWPEINSGGKITIPLQEFAMKNGATIRTRVILDDFVRDESGKIIGAKVRENYDFDFDTTKDEADNKSGTVKFYKIKGGIVMATGGFSYDVKFRQEIDPAITPELDCTNHYGATAYALKTMMRNNVKTVDLKWIQLGPWGSPDEKGFGIAPVFAIPAFSYGIMVDARTGKRFVNELADRKIRSDAILKMHKNPDGSITHPVVICDSVGAQGTTKANVYRGIHKNVIKVFDTLKELADFYNIPYEGLKQSVDNYTKYARNGKDEEFGKPFFKFKDVIPDLTKPPFYAWRALPKVHHTMGGVKIDTEARVYDNDDKPIEGLFAAGEAVGGPHGASRLGSCAIPDCLVFGRIAGKNAANLAKKG, translated from the coding sequence ATGGCTAGTAGAAGAGATTTTTTAAATGGTATGATGCTCTTTGGTGCAGCATCAATGACTCAAACATCACTTTTTGCTAATGAAAATAGCATAAAATGGGATGAAGAGTGGGATGTGTTGGTTGTAGGATCCGGTTTTGCTGGATCTGCTGCAACCTGTCAGGCTATAGAAGAGGGTGCAAAAACACTAATGATAGACAAGATGCCTGTTCTTGGCGGCAACTCAGCTATAAATGGTGGAGCTATTGCTGTCGTAAACTCAAGCTTTCAAAAAGATAGAGGTATAAAAGACTCTTATGAGCTTTACGTAAAAGATATTTTAAAAGCCGGACTTGGACTAAATAGAATGGATTTGGTTGAAGTTATTGCAAAAAATGGTAACAGTGCTTATGAGTGGACTTTGCAAAAGGGGGTTTATTATAGAAATGCTTTAGGCCAATTTGGCGGACATAGCGTTCCTAGAACAATTTGGCCTGAAATAAACTCAGGTGGTAAAATAACAATACCTCTTCAAGAGTTTGCTATGAAAAATGGCGCAACAATAAGAACTAGAGTTATTTTAGATGATTTTGTAAGAGATGAATCAGGTAAAATCATAGGTGCAAAAGTTAGAGAAAATTATGATTTTGACTTTGATACTACCAAAGATGAAGCTGATAACAAAAGCGGAACAGTTAAATTTTATAAGATAAAAGGTGGTATTGTTATGGCTACTGGCGGTTTTTCTTATGATGTTAAATTTAGACAAGAGATAGACCCTGCTATAACACCTGAGCTTGATTGTACAAACCACTATGGTGCAACCGCATATGCTCTAAAAACAATGATGAGAAACAACGTTAAGACAGTTGATTTAAAATGGATTCAACTCGGTCCTTGGGGAAGCCCTGATGAAAAAGGTTTTGGTATAGCTCCGGTGTTTGCAATACCTGCTTTTTCTTATGGAATTATGGTTGATGCAAGGACTGGAAAAAGATTTGTAAACGAGTTGGCGGATAGAAAAATTCGTTCAGATGCTATTTTAAAAATGCATAAAAACCCTGATGGAAGCATAACTCATCCTGTGGTAATTTGTGATAGTGTAGGCGCGCAAGGAACAACAAAAGCCAATGTTTATAGAGGCATTCATAAAAATGTTATTAAGGTTTTTGATACATTAAAAGAACTTGCTGATTTTTATAATATTCCTTATGAAGGGTTAAAACAAAGTGTGGATAACTACACAAAATATGCTAGAAATGGCAAAGATGAAGAGTTTGGAAAGCCATTTTTTAAATTTAAAGATGTAATACCTGATCTTACAAAGCCACCATTTTATGCATGGAGAGCATTACCAAAAGTTCATCACACAATGGGCGGTGTTAAAATAGATACTGAGGCTAGGGTGTATGACAACGATGATAAACCGATAGAAGGACTTTTTGCAGCTGGTGAAGCTGTGGGCGGACCTCACGGTGCTAGTAGGCTTGGAAGTTGTGCTATACCTGATTGTTTGGTATTTGGAAGAATTGCAGGTAAAAATGCTGCAAATTTGGCAAAGAAAGGATAA
- a CDS encoding HAL/PAL/TAL family ammonia-lyase has protein sequence MRSFKFLSLAAVLALGLNAQSILLNGNSVTPKDIVLISNGAKVEIGKDALTKVNKAHDVLLEAAKDGQKIYGLTVGVGLNKDKKFVDAKGNLDKEVIGASTKFNIGLIHAHCGGVGEDMPLKTARAVLATRLNNMLYAGAGVQSDVVNLYKEFLNKDIIPVMPSKGSMGEADITILGHVGLAMLGEGDVYYKGKKMPASEALKKAGLKKLSPFGKDSLSILSSNAYSAALASIAVEDLKHTLELSKLVFALSLEAFNGNVAPFTKEASELRAFPDFISTTKEIREILKDSYLWDQDNERALQDPLSYRDASYFFATLKGTINTLENLMKIQLNTSDDNPGISLSMNPETDKFQETKLFTKNGAVVPTSNFEPIIWVVEFEKASIVLAHNSKASALRTIKLSNDGFTHLTRFLGTDKTVHAFGAMQKPFVALAGENEYLANPISLDYTPVAGEIEDVATNAPFVVQKLQKQINNYYHILGMELMHAAQAIDLRKQKNPNLKLSKQTEKLYNEYRKVVKFMDIDRPLTDDFRNSAKFLKEYK, from the coding sequence ATGAGAAGTTTTAAGTTTTTATCTTTAGCTGCTGTTTTAGCACTTGGTTTAAACGCTCAAAGTATATTGCTTAATGGCAATAGTGTAACGCCAAAAGATATAGTTTTGATATCAAATGGTGCAAAAGTTGAGATTGGCAAAGATGCTTTAACTAAAGTAAATAAAGCACACGATGTTTTATTAGAGGCTGCAAAAGATGGTCAGAAAATTTATGGATTAACCGTAGGTGTTGGTCTAAATAAAGACAAAAAATTTGTTGATGCAAAAGGAAATTTAGACAAAGAAGTTATAGGTGCTTCTACTAAATTTAACATAGGACTAATTCATGCACACTGTGGTGGTGTTGGTGAAGATATGCCGTTGAAAACAGCTCGCGCTGTTCTTGCTACAAGACTTAACAATATGCTTTATGCTGGCGCTGGAGTTCAGAGTGATGTTGTAAATTTATATAAGGAATTTTTAAACAAAGACATAATTCCAGTAATGCCTAGCAAAGGTTCTATGGGGGAAGCAGATATTACTATTTTAGGTCATGTTGGGCTTGCTATGCTTGGCGAAGGAGATGTTTATTATAAGGGTAAAAAAATGCCAGCTAGTGAGGCTTTAAAAAAAGCTGGTTTGAAAAAATTATCACCTTTTGGAAAAGATAGCCTTAGTATATTAAGTTCAAATGCTTACTCTGCTGCACTTGCTTCAATAGCGGTTGAGGATTTAAAACATACATTGGAACTTTCTAAACTTGTATTTGCTTTGAGTTTGGAAGCGTTTAATGGTAATGTTGCTCCTTTTACAAAAGAAGCTTCAGAACTTAGAGCTTTTCCTGACTTTATATCTACAACAAAAGAGATAAGAGAAATTTTAAAAGATAGCTATTTGTGGGATCAAGATAATGAAAGAGCTTTACAAGATCCACTAAGCTATAGAGATGCTTCATACTTTTTTGCAACTCTTAAAGGCACTATAAATACACTTGAAAATTTGATGAAGATTCAATTAAATACATCAGATGATAATCCTGGAATTTCTCTTTCAATGAATCCAGAAACTGATAAATTCCAAGAGACTAAGTTATTTACTAAGAATGGTGCTGTTGTTCCAACATCAAATTTTGAACCAATTATATGGGTAGTTGAGTTTGAAAAAGCCTCTATTGTATTGGCTCATAATTCAAAAGCAAGTGCTTTAAGAACTATCAAACTTTCAAATGATGGTTTTACCCATCTTACTAGATTTTTAGGTACAGATAAAACAGTTCATGCCTTTGGTGCAATGCAAAAACCTTTTGTAGCTTTAGCCGGAGAGAATGAATATCTAGCAAATCCTATTTCACTTGATTATACACCTGTTGCTGGAGAGATAGAAGATGTTGCTACTAATGCACCTTTTGTTGTTCAAAAACTTCAAAAACAGATAAATAATTACTATCATATTTTAGGCATGGAGCTTATGCATGCAGCTCAAGCAATTGATCTTAGAAAACAAAAAAATCCAAATTTAAAACTATCTAAACAGACAGAAAAGTTATATAACGAATATAGAAAAGTTGTTAAATTCATGGATATAGATAGACCTTTAACTGATGATTTTAGAAACTCAGCTAAATTTTTAAAAGAATATAAATAA
- the metK gene encoding methionine adenosyltransferase — MYLFTSEVVSPGHPDKCADIIADSIVDKILMADSNGRVASEVFVAGKNIVIGGEINSKLKLEQKDYENIVKDALFNIGYKGLPYFTKEQCLHPDDINVSVYINQQSSDINQGVDQKDGEIGAGDQGIMFGFASCEADEYMPAAITYARMLCDKVYKFAKENPDKLGVDIKTQVSIDYGTKDNFENCKPQSIHTIVVSAPCVESMDINELRELIQTLIDDSGLPTNLYDKQKTIIYINPTGRYVNHSSLHDSGLTGRKLIVDSFGGYAPIGGGAQSSKDYTKVDRSGLYAARYIAKNIVAAGLAKKCIVQLSYAIGVAKPTSVSVDTMGTNVASVDDDKLSNFVMDNFSLTPKWIINKFGLDKPSDDTFLYAKVAAFGQVGNSKYPWEQLDSVELFKTLI; from the coding sequence ATGTATCTTTTTACTTCAGAGGTTGTTAGCCCAGGACATCCAGATAAATGCGCAGATATAATAGCAGATAGTATAGTTGATAAAATTTTAATGGCTGATTCTAATGGTCGTGTAGCTAGTGAAGTTTTTGTAGCAGGAAAAAATATAGTTATAGGTGGAGAGATAAACTCAAAGTTAAAATTAGAGCAAAAAGATTATGAAAATATCGTAAAAGATGCTCTTTTTAATATAGGCTATAAGGGATTACCTTATTTTACAAAAGAACAGTGTTTACATCCTGATGATATTAATGTAAGTGTTTATATAAATCAACAAAGTTCTGATATAAACCAAGGTGTTGATCAAAAAGATGGTGAGATAGGAGCCGGAGATCAGGGTATTATGTTTGGTTTTGCAAGTTGTGAAGCCGATGAGTATATGCCGGCTGCAATAACTTATGCAAGAATGCTTTGCGATAAAGTATATAAATTTGCAAAAGAAAACCCTGATAAATTAGGTGTTGATATCAAAACTCAGGTTAGTATTGATTATGGCACTAAAGATAATTTTGAAAATTGTAAGCCACAAAGTATACATACAATAGTTGTTTCAGCTCCTTGTGTTGAAAGCATGGATATAAATGAGTTAAGAGAGCTTATTCAGACTTTGATAGATGATTCTGGTCTGCCTACCAATCTTTATGATAAACAAAAGACTATTATATATATAAATCCTACAGGTAGATATGTAAATCATAGCTCATTGCACGATAGTGGTTTAACTGGTAGAAAACTTATAGTTGATAGCTTTGGTGGATATGCTCCAATAGGCGGTGGAGCGCAAAGCTCTAAGGACTATACTAAGGTTGATAGAAGTGGTCTTTATGCTGCAAGATATATAGCAAAAAATATAGTAGCTGCCGGACTTGCAAAAAAATGTATAGTTCAGTTAAGCTATGCGATAGGTGTCGCAAAGCCAACATCTGTTAGTGTTGATACTATGGGGACAAATGTAGCATCTGTTGATGATGACAAACTTTCAAATTTTGTTATGGATAATTTCTCTCTTACTCCAAAATGGATAATAAATAAATTTGGTTTAGATAAGCCAAGTGATGATACATTTTTGTATGCAAAAGTTGCTGCTTTTGGTCAAGTAGGTAACTCAAAATATCCTTGGGAACAATTAGATAGCGTTGAGCTATTTAAAACCTTAATATAA